The Arvicola amphibius chromosome 6, mArvAmp1.2, whole genome shotgun sequence DNA window catgcacagctgtGAGTCAGCCAGAACACAGCCTCTCCCAGGGTCTGCATCCTAGGGGCATGGATGGTGTTGATTCAGCGCAGTTGTGCCCACCTCCTTCAATACCTAGGAACCCTGGATTTCTGGGGCCTCTCCTGGGCTTTTCCTTCTGACTGAGCCTCTGTCATGGCTTCCCAGCAACCCTGGGCCAAGAGCTGTGGAGGGGAGGGCTTCAGACCCCATCAGTGAGAGACATCAGACTGTGTGTGCTGTTCTAGTTTCCCTTGAAGAACTTCCACCAGCCCAGCTCGGGTGTTTTCTGtctgtagcccagggtgcccACCTCTCACCAGCAGCTGCAGCACATAAAGTCCTCCTCACTTGTAGCCTTGGCTTTTGGCCAGGGCAGCAGCTCACTGGCTAGACATGCCAGCCAGGGCTCTGCTGCTTACAGGAAGCAGTGGCTCTGGGCACCTGTCCTGCTGGAAACAGTTCAGTGGCACACAGGACAGCTTGGTGTGTGCTAGCATCCTATGTGTCCTGAGTGTACCAGGAAGCAAGGCAAGCCTGTGGTTAAGTGTGGCCTGGCCTGTGCACCTGTCACCTACCATTCACCTGCATACTCAGTCAAACCTCAGAAGGGGAGTTTCCCTTCTGACTGGGATgcccacctctccatccccaaaTCAGGAGAGGGTTGGGAGGTGGCGTCGAAGGCCGAGGAGCACATACCTTAGTGTTGCACCACTCAGTAATGCACTCCCAGCAGAAGAGATGGCCACAAGGTGTAGCTGTGGAGTGTCTTCGTTCTTCCAAGCATAGGGTGCATAGTGGGGTTCTGCAAACAGCCCTGTCTTCCAGGGAACTCCTGTGGGGGTGAGGTGACACAGCTTAGGTAAGTGCACCATTCACAATCTCAGAGCATGCCGAAGTCCCCCAACTCCTGTACACCTGCGGTGGGACCGGTTACCCTGTCACCTGCGGTGGGACAGGTTGCGGTGCAGCCTCCACTCCTTCCTGGCTCGCTGCTTCTGCCTGAAGCTGTACACCTGAAGCCCCATGGACAGTGCCAGATGCAACAGGGAGATGAGTCCCAGCAGTTGGTAGCTTGCGCGAGCCCTCAGGTCCTCTCCAGCCAGGCGGCGAGCACGGAGCTGTTGAGACAGGTGACCCCACTCCATTGCCCTCAGGATCCTCCTAGGACCTGGTCTCTTGTCTGCTGGAGGTTTTATGTTCAGCCGGGCCTCCCCTTGGCACTGGGAGTGTCCAGAGAACAAGAATCAACCAGGGAGATGGGCTCAAGTATTGTAGTGAGGGAGGAACCCTAGCTACAGGTTGACCTTTAGGCATTAGATGCGAACTGAGCCAGGAGGCTAGATGGGCCAGGAAAATGGGTGCGGGTTCTGGAGCTGTTTGGGGACCACTTGAGAGGACGAGTAGGGTGGGGAACAGCAAGGGGAACTTAGACAGGCAGATGCTGTTCCCTTTACTGCGTCCTCTAGGACACTTTGACCCCCACAGATACTGTCCTCGTCGCTGCTGTAGCTGGTGATGTAACTCCCATCCACATCACAAGAACTGTGGTCTTCTACTCCGTACTCCTTCCTACCGGCAGGGAGATGAAGACACCAGGGCAGCTATGCCTTGGGCTGGAGCAGAAAAACGGAATGGCAGGCCCTACAGCAAACCCAACGCTCAGTCCAATGTTCAGTAGCCATTAGGGAGGGAGGCATGGCTGTTCCACTAAATGATTGCTGGTGGTGGGGGGTTTTCTGGACAACCCCTTGTCTGGCAGTACCGAGGTTATCCTGAGGCCAGACTACGGTTCTATGATGAGGGGGCATGGGAGGGGTAGTTTGACTGGAGGGAGAAATGGCAGCTCTGGTGGGTGGTAGGCATGGGTATGATACCCAAGAGGAGGTTTTCTGGTTGACAGGATGCAAGGGTATTAGTAGAAAGTCAGGGTGTGAAGGGTTCGGGGTTTAGTACAGACCGTAATGAGAGATGTGCTTACTGTGGGCTACCGTAGGAATATTTGTTAGATCAAGCCCTAAGACCTTGCCTTTCTGGTAGGGCTGCTATAGGCAGGGATGGACGGGAAAGGCCAGGCTCTGGGCTAGAACCTGCACTTGACACCTGGAATAGGTGCTCATCCCCCTAAGCAGTGAAATGGACAGCCACAGGCCAGTAGGGATAAAACTACTGCAGGGCTAAACCCAATCCACTCAGTGCCCGGCTCCGCTGCCGCACATGCTGGTTGTAGGAAGGAAAAGATTTACTCCACTCTCAGTTTGTGGAAACTGGACTTCCCTGGGCCTCTTAGGAAACTGTGACTGCATAAATTCAGAAACATTTGGCTGTGATCATGCCATCAGTGTGGGCCCCCAAAGAGGCTGCTCAGAGCACCCCAGCCCACGATCAGTCCCCCTTGGCATTGCTACTTACATAACGGATCCCTGCTAGCCTCTTGGCCAGGTGGTAGAAGGCACCATGGATGTAAAACCAAGCAACATGGAACCGGTGGAGGCAGGCAAGGCCCTGTCTGAGGATGAAGACTGCCCGCTGGAGTGTCCTCTTCTGCTGTTCAGTCAGGGCGGCTGCATGGTGACGCACCCAGCGCCTTGCCCCTGATCGGCTGCGTCCTCCAGACGGCAGACGCGTACTATCACCACCATCTGCTtgcagctcctgctccaggggcAGCAACGCCTTGTCCAGCAGGTAGGGCAAGACAGCGTGCAGTGCGACCAGCACTCCACGGCGGAGCCTGGAGGGCACACGCTGCTGGGAGGGGTCCACCTGAACGATCCCCACATACTCCTCTCCGAGCGTCTGGTAGCCTGGGGATCAATGCACAATGAGGATCCAATGCAGGGATGTCACACCCCTCCCCCTCCGCATCGCCAGTCCTCCTGGAACCTGCTCTTCCAGCTGTCACCCGTGAGACCTAGCCAAGATCAACATGGCTTCCTACTAAACCCACTGTGGGCTTGCTGTGATTTCACGATGTGACACAGATTTCCACTCTGGGATAGATCCTTGTTTCCCTGGTCAGCTCCTGCTGTCTTCAGTGTTGATTTGTTTCCAGTTTCCCAGTCCCTCCTCTGCCTAACTCCTACCCACCCGTTATCCAAGAGTCTTGTGGCTGCTTCCAGGTTATGGCTCAGTCTGGATCTGGTCCAGTCCTAAGTATGAGGTGGAAGGTCAGTTGCTTACTTGACAGTATCATATAGAGTCAGAATAAACACCCTCAAGCCTGCCCCTGCCAAAAGCTAGCTTACAGTTGTCGAACCTGGGAAAGCCTTGTCTTCTTACACCCTGAAGAAGGCAATGCCAGACCTTTTATTCCCGAGGCCAAAGTTGAGGTGCACCCTGAACTACGCTCTTCACGTGTCTATGACCCTTTTTGTAGCAACCTCTGCCCCCACCGTGTCTGGTCATGGCCTGCAGTTAGCCTTCTTGTATCTGGCAATGCCTTGTGCCTTATAAAAGGGAAAGACACTTTTCCTGAGAGAGGCCTCTTCGGTGGCTGGCTCCTTGCCTTGTCTGACCAGAAAATATGCTTTTCCCCACCCCAGACTTGGTGTTTTGCCCCGAAGAGATCAATACTTCTCAGGATGCCTTACagtgtggttacttggtgctTGCTGTTTCTCCCACCACCCAGAGTGTAGTCCATGGGGGCAGGTCACCCACAGCCACCTCTCCTGGCGTCTCCGAGGCGCTCTGCATTCCTTGTTGGATATTGAGTTGGCACTGGTGACCTGAGGCCCCTACCACGGCTTTCCTGTCAAGGACTATCATCTTTTCTTCGTCCACCTCATGCAGGTTTAATGGCCAGTATGTGAAGGGTCAGGACTGACTTGCCTTTGGCCACTGAGAAGTGGGTCctggggttggggatttagctcagtggtggagcttCCCTTGTCTAGCGAGCGCAAGGCCCTGGGTTGGGTCCTCAGCTCTGGGGTGGGGGTACGTCCCAATAGCACCCTTGGGAAGGTTCTGGATGAAGTCTTCAGGGACATACAAATGCAAGGAGACCCCCTGGCAGAAGGCTAGTGCTAGTCTAGCCTCTAGAGAGAATCTAGGGCAGCACCTCCTCTCTGGTCAGTGTCTTTCTTCCCTGAGGCTACAAGCAGGTGAATCCCAGAAGCTTCCCAGTGGGTTGGGTGGGTCGTGGGCCCGTCAGTGCCAAGGACTGGCTAAGTGCTGCTACCTGCAATTGTGGTGAGGCCAAAGTAGGCTATGTCCGAGAGTAGCTCAATCTCTTTCCTCCATTCCAGCCATTTCTTTGCacctgagaagagaaaaatgttacCTCTGGGCAAGTGCCGTGGGTGCACTGAAATCCTCTCCCCCACCCGGCTGTGTGGGGCGTTAAAGTCCAGGTCccatcccttttctttttatttattattattattattttttttttttggtttttcgagacagggtttctctgtagctttggagcctgtcctggaactagctcttgtagaccagagctAGGGCCATCCTCAACTACTTTTTCTCTCCCAGACTCCTCTGCTTCCCTGCCCTGTCCTCTCTCTACCCGGTTGACGTGAATGACTCCGAGGGAAGGCTACTTCCTAAGAACCTCTCAGCTGTAACTCTCTTAAGTCAGGAACTGTCCTAGGAGGCCCCAGGAAAGTCTAGGTAGTGCCAAGAACACAAGCCAGAGATCACCTGTTCAGTATCAAATCTCGGCTCTCCCAAACTCCTGCCTGAGAAATCTGTCTGGAAACCTCCACGTGCCTCCCTGTAAGAGTAATAATGTCAGGTCCAGCCTGTAGGGGCGTATGAGAAATAAACGGGCAAATGTTTGAGAACACTAAGCAGGCACTGCCCGGCGCAAAGACCTGCAAAGTGTTCTGCACGAAGTCTGTTTCGATCCTCACTTTTCTAAGGAGCTTCGGAGCTGCGACCTGTCTGGGAGCCCGGGGCGCTCACCCGCTAGGCTGTGCAGCGCGCCCCCCGCCGCGCTCCGCAGGCCTCCCAGGTAGTAATCGTCCTTCTGCGCCGCCCGGATCACTTCGGGTGCACCTGCCAGCGCCATGGCCCGAGTCGGTGAGCTCACACCGCGCCGGCGCGCCCTACGGGCGGGGCCTGTGACGCTCGACGTGCGCTTCGGTCGTGCGGCGCAGACTGTGAGCATCACGCGGACGAAGGCGGGGCCTAGGCGTGACATCCTGAGAGGCGGGGATCTAAGGGCGGAGCTACGTGGAGGCCGGGCTGTGAGCGGGCCACGAAGGAGGGGTGGAGCCACGCAGGAGAGGGGGCGGGGTCTGTGCTTGGAGGGCGGAGCCACGTAGTGGAGTCGAGAGGATTGTAGTTGATTCTTGGCGGGCAGGACCCTGAGGTAGCTCTGTTTCGCAGGTGTAATTTTTTTGGCTTGATTCAGGTTTAGTTTTTTTGGCAGGAGGTACATGTCTCTGGGACTGTAGGAGTCGACCCTTTAGGACAGTCATGTGGTCTCCCCAGTTCTGTTTTGGAGTTTCTCCGGCTGCCTCGGCTTGGGGTTGGACAGCCCCAGACAGTACCTTTGACTGCTGCCGGAAGCAGTCACGTCTCAAGCAGAGGCACAAGCTTCTCGCCAAATCAAAAATAACAGTTTGAAATGCCGGTTCTTTGAAAGCCCAAGGCTGCATGTGTCCCTAGGAaactttttctcttcaaactCAGACGCTCGGCTCTAGCATAATTATGAGGAATGGCCTGCTCCGAGTGTCCCCTCATGGACTGCTCCTTTTACGGGACTGCATTTCCTGGGTTCTCTTCTCTCGATCACGGGGAGCAAGACCAGAAACATTCCAAGCGGGGAGCTTAAGTGCCTCTCTCCATAAGCTCAAATCCTAGTCACAGACCTTGCCTCCGCTGTTGACCGGTGTCTTGACCCTCAAGTTCCTCCTTTGTAGGTTGTGGATATAAGGCTCGCCTCGCCCCCTTCTCTCAAAGGTTCTTCTTAAGGGACAAACCACAGGACGACCAGCAGGTGGTGCCATCACCCCATCTATTTTACTAGCTTGGGCAGCTAGGGCTAGTACCCCAAAGAAATCCTGCACAGAGCCCCCCAAAATGgttatggtgtgtactcactcataagtggatactagccatgaacaaagaacattgagcctatagttcatgatcctagagaagctaagtaataaggtgaacccaaagaaaaacatatatagacccacttggaaattgaaaacagacaagatcgcctgacaaaatttgggagcatgggggcgggggagaaggggagaaggacggggagaagggaagggttgaggagaacttgagagaatgggatagtcgagatgaaggaaggacagatatgagagcaaggaaagaggtatctttttttttttaaatttatttatttattatgtacacaatgttctgtttgtgtggatgcctgcaggccagaagagggcgccagacctcattacagatggttgtgagccaccatgcggttgctgggaattgaactcaggacctttggaagagcagacaatgctcttaatcactgagccatctctccagccccggaaagaggtatcttgactgagggagttGCTAtgaggttagcaagaaacctggctctaggaaaattcccaggaatccacaaggatgaccccagctaagaccctaggcaatagaggagagggtgtctgaactggccttaccctgtagtcagactgatgattatcttaaatatcaccatagaaccttcgtccaacaataaatagaaacagaggcagagacccacattggagcactgggctgagttcccaaagtccagttgaagagtagaaggagtgagaacataagcaaagaggtcaagaccattaggtcacccacagagacagtttgcctgagctaatgggagctcaccaactccaagtggactgggagtgaacgagcatgggatcaaactagcccctctgaatgtggttgacagttggggcagactgaggggccactggcagtggcattgggatttgtctctactgcatgtactggctttttgggatcctattctctttggatgtgtaccttgctcaacctagatgtagtagggagggccttggactttccacagggcagggtgccttgccctctcttaggattggagaggggtggggtgggagggtgtggggagggagtgggaatttggcttggtattttttttttttttttttttttttggtttttagagacagggtttctctgcagctttttttagagcctgtcctggagctagctcttgtagaccaggctggcctcgaactcacagagatccgcctgcctctgcctcccgagtgctgggattaaaggcgtgcgccaccaccgcccggctggcttggtattttttaaagtaatgataataatgataacatCCTGCATAGGTTGGGAAATAAGAGACCCCTCAGCAAGGAAAGGGGTGACAGGGTGAGCAGTGACATCATTGTAAATCAGTTCTCTGAGTTCCCAGGTGACCGTCTGACCTGGAGTCTTGCTTTGCAGCGTTCCGGGGTTCCAGGGCTCTGAGGTGGTGGCAGAGTGAGAATTCTTGCTGGGGGACAGGGCATATGCCCCCGGTCACCTCCCTTTGACCACTCTTTCCTGAAGTACAGGGGTCCTGAGCCTGAGCCTGTGACTAACTTCCTTTTAAACTTTTCCCTCTGCTTTAAAGAGGGAGGACAGGAAGGCCAGGCTCCTGAGGATTTCAGGGAAGGCACCAGAGGTGTGGGTCATCGTGGACAGGCCTAGCCCTGGCTGTGACTCTCCATTCCCACCTCCTGGGCTCCTTGAGGGCCACCCCAATCTGTGAGCTAAGTGTCGTTCCCTGCTATCAATTGTAGTGGGGTTCCCTGGGGACCCTGCATTGGAGCATCTCTGGGCTGGTCTTTGAATGCCCCCTTGGGGCCCTCACTAGCCCTGTGCCATCGAAAAGGGACAAGGTGTGTCTTGCACATTCCTTTATTTGGTGGGCCTCAGCTTTCTGGCCTGTGGGTCAGGAATGATGATGACAATTGGCTGGTGTTTATTGAGAGCCCGCCACGCTagccctgaacacagggattgtcTGGGCACACATAGAGAAGCGGGTGGGCGGAAGACCCAGGACAGGATGAAGGTCTGCATCTCCAACACAGGAGCTTCTGGGGCAAAGGTCAGTCATCCTGGAAGCAGTGTTCACACTTTTGCCTCTCAACAACTGCTTTATATTCTTCATACGCTGGGTATTTTATTGTCCTGCCTAATGTTCTTTGCCAGGAATACTAGCTCTGGCcactttgttttctaattttattaaataattaaatttattgtgtgtgttatatgcatatgtgtgtatgcatgtttgcacatgtgtgggtatatgtggtgtatgtgtgtgtgtgtgtgtgtgtgtggtggtgtaaGGATGATATGTGGCGTCATCCTGGATTGCTCATCCGCTTTATTCATCAGAACAGGGTCTttcaatcaaacccagaacttGCCCATATGGTTGGTCTTCTTAGCTaacttgctctggggatccccacTGTCTGCTGTACAAGGCTGAAATTACAGGCGGTCCATCTCACCCGTCAGGTGAGCTCTGGGATCTGAGCTGTGGTCGTTGTGCTGGGACAACaggcactttatccactgagttctAGACCCTATCCGATCATTTAAACCATGGTTCTGTTGATAGGGAGGCCAGGAATAGGGTAGGCAAGGCCTGGGAGGCCAGGGAACTGGGAGGGGATGCTCAGCAGGTAGTGTTCCTACTGCCCCTGCTTTGTGTCCCCCGCCCCCTAACCCCAGGTTATCCTTCCCAATACTACCTAGCAGACTGGTAAAGAGATGGtaagtcagcacacagaagctgtccTTTGCCTGGGTCTGTTTGATTCCTTGGGaactcttgcctctgcccctAGCAGGGGTTTACTGTTTTGTGGTTGCTGTAGACTTTAAGCCTGGCGTGGTGCTTGCCACACAGCTGCCACTCAGGAAGACAGTGGCAAAGCAGGAATCAAGGAAAAACACAGTAAGCCCATTTCTCTGCCTGATTGTACTACTGGGTCCACACCTGCTTTGAGACCTTCACTGGACTTGTGGACACTGGTCAGCTGGCCCCCTGGGAACCAGATGAGGAACTAGACAATGCTTTCTCTGCAGGAATGGAGAGGAGAAGGTTGTCCTAGTCTGATGGGTTCTAGGAGGCCTGCTTGGTTCTGGGGCTTGGAGCAGGGGTGAGTCCTGGGGCTCTTTGAGTTTTCCATTGTACCCTCGTTTTCactgcagaggggcagagggactGGGTATCAACCCTCCCAGGTGTAGCTCCCGTACAAGGACATGACTGTTAGGGTGGGGCCTGCCCTAGGCAGGAGGCCCCTCTACACGGGACTGTAAACCTGGAAAACAGGTTCCTCCACCCAGGGCGGGCAGGCGGGAGGCTGGTGAGCTCACCACAGCCAGCTGCCTCCGTTGCTGCAGATTGGAGCCCTGGAGGTACTGTGGGCACCAAGAAATGGTGGGGGTTTTGGAGGGAATGTGTGGCCCCAGAACCAAGCCTGGGAGGCTCTGTCTGGTAGGCAGAGGCCTCTGAGAGCCTCCCTCACTGCTTCTGTGGGCTTGCTAGTGAGGGTAGGAACGGGAGCAGGAAAGTTAAGCCCTTCTTGGAGACCGGGTACCCTGGGAAGGGACTCTGGGTAGTTCTGGGGGTGCAGGCAGGCGACTGAGATGCTACCCTTAGCCAGAACCCAGGGTAAAAGTGGTTATGTTCCCTTGCTGGCCCCAGAGACAGGAAAAATTGAATTCTCAGTGCTGAGCCAGCGTGGGCCTCTGGGGCTTTGTGCATTCTCAGAACTTAGAGCTGAGATGGACACGGGCTGGGGaggaaggagcttggtcctggTGGCATTACCTCAGGTTAGAGGTTGGCATAGGACTGAACCTAAGTCTGGCTGGTTCCACTTCTCTTTGTCTGCTGATGGAATGGGTTGTCTAGCATTGGGCAACAAGACTTTATTGGTGGGGTGAGGGGTCCTGACACGGTGGCCTTCATCCTGAACCTCGCTGGATAGCAAGGGGCTTACATAAAGGTTCCCAGGAAGCCAGCTGGcagtagagcacacctttaaccccaggaggcagaggcagggggatctctgtgagttggaggccagcctggtctacagagcaagttccaggacaggctccaaagctacacatagaaaccttccctcaaaaataaaaaacaaaattaaagttccCAGGGAGTGGAGCTctggaagaagggggaaggacctCTCTCcatgaggaaaatgaagaaaatttggcCATACAGGCAGGCACATGCAGAATAGGGATGATGGGCAAGTTGTGACTGAGCAGGAATACAGGCCTTTCTATCCCCCTCTCATAGAGCTGCTCACCCCAAGGCAGTACCTGAAGAGTAATCACTGGCCAGTGAAGCTTGAGGGATGCCTAGGCTGGGAGCAGAGTGGGCCTGGAAGGTCAGGTCCTGTGGGGCTCTTCGTGGACAGGGCTAGGAACCATATAGCTAGCTGTCGGAGACTGGGGGCTAGAGGCCGTGAAGCTCCGTGGCACTCACCTGGCAGCCTCCTGGTATGGGGGAGAACCTGGAGCAGGAGGCTGTGGGGAGGATGGGTAGGGAAGGCACCTGCGCCTCGGGAGTGCCTTCATGTCTTTATCCTTCCTAGGCCCCAGCTCCATCATCTGTCAAACAGGAGAGCAAGCACGGGTCCCCTCCTGTCTCAGGGTCTGCTGGGAGATGGTGGTTGGGTAGTAGAGGCTTTAACTGCAGGCAGAGGTCTGCCAGTCTTTATCAGCATAGATTCTATGAGGCAAGCCTGGGATCTAGGACATCTCTGTGTCCCCCTCTGCTCTAAGCCAGGGCCAAGCCTAGAGCTTGGCACATGCAGAATGCGGGACAAGCAAGAAGCTGCCAGATGGTAGTGTTGAAGCTTGTAGTTGGGTGAGGAGAAAACCAAaaattcccttctctttttctttttcctttcgtgtgtgtgtgtgtgtgtgtgtgtgcgtgtgcgtgtgcgtgtgtgtgtgtgtgtgtgtgtgtgtgtgtgtgtgtgtgtgtttcaagacagggtttctctgtgtagcttgggagcccatctgtcctggaactcgctctgtagaccaggctggcctggaactcacagagatccacctacttctgcctcctgagtgctgggattaaaggggtgcaccaccactgcccgatgAGAACCATAATTTCTGATCTCTGATGATCCCTGAATTTCCAGAGATGCTGCAATTCTTTCTTGGCCTTAGATGTGAGAGTCAAGAATGGCCAAGGCTGGTGAGCAGCTGCTGCCTGCGGGTTGTAATGGCCTTGAAGGACAGATATGAGGCGGGTTTAGGTCCACAGAGTGTATCTGAGGCCAGCCACAGGGATTCCACTGAGATCAGAGTGGCTTGGGCCCAGGAAGCCATATCTTTGGGCTTGTTGAAGGTCAGAGTCACAGGCAAAGGTTCATTAATGTGAGCTCTGCAATGTTTATATCCATGCGTTCTAGAATAAGAGGACTTTTGGGGCCTCACAGTCTCAAGACCAGGTCTCTGTCACCCTGTCACCCTGGTTCCTGAAACAGTCCTAGATGGTATTTGGCCTTGTCACCCCCTGCTCTTCTGTGCTGGAACCTTCAGGGGATCCCCAGCTCTACTGAGAATCTGGCATTCAGTGTCCCTATGGGCAATCAAGGGATCTAAGAAGCCATTGTTTGGGGCAGAATtctcagtaaaacaaacaaacattgctCCAGCTCTTAGGAGCCACAAGCTGGCTTGTCCTTGGACCCTGTTAAAACATCAGCTTACTTCCTTGCCATGTCTCCGCAGGCATGTCCCTGTGTAACTCATATATGTCTCAAGGGGCACTCCCCACTTTCTGGGCCTTTACAGACCTAGTCTTGACAAATAGGTGGGAGATAAATGATTGCTCGAGCTATGCCTTCTGGGAAACAGCTGCTCCTAGGGATGGCAGGGTCCGAGATGCCCAGATGCCCATGCCACATTCCCAGGTGAGTTCCTAGGGGCATGTGACTGTCCATCTGATAATGGCTAAGCAGCCCACTTGGCAGTGGAGTCCAGGGTATTGCAGTTAGTATCCTCGGGTGGCAGGAAGAgagtgaaggaggaaggaaagacggAAGAGAACTAGATCTGACTCCATAGTGCTGCAGTTCCCCCAGATGACTCTTGGGTGCAGGGCTGCTGGCTCCAGGTTTTACGGAAGTGACAGTCTTCCTGAACACTCCTCCTGAGGACTACTTGGACGAAGCCCAAGCGCAGGCAGCCCTGAGTCCCCTCTGAGTCCCCTCAGAGCCCCTTCGTGCTCTCCCCTGAGCTGGCACCTTCTCCAGGATG harbors:
- the Pex10 gene encoding peroxisome biogenesis factor 10 isoform X2 encodes the protein MALAGAPEVIRAAQKDDYYLGGLRSAAGGALHSLAGAKKWLEWRKEIELLSDIAYFGLTTIAGYQTLGEEYVGIVQVDPSQQRVPSRLRRGVLVALHAVLPYLLDKALLPLEQELQADGGDSTRLPSGGRSRSGARRWVRHHAAALTEQQKRTLQRAVFILRQGLACLHRFHVAWFYIHGAFYHLAKRLAGIRYLRARRLAGEDLRARASYQLLGLISLLHLALSMGLQVYSFRQKQRARKEWRLHRNLSHRRSSLEDRAVCRTPLCTLCLEERRHSTATPCGHLFCWECITEWCNTKTECPLCREKFPPQKLVYLRHYR
- the Pex10 gene encoding peroxisome biogenesis factor 10 isoform X1 translates to MALAGAPEVIRAAQKDDYYLGGLRSAAGGALHSLAGAKKWLEWRKEIELLSDIAYFGLTTIAGYQTLGEEYVGIVQVDPSQQRVPSRLRRGVLVALHAVLPYLLDKALLPLEQELQADGGDSTRLPSGGRSRSGARRWVRHHAAALTEQQKRTLQRAVFILRQGLACLHRFHVAWFYIHGAFYHLAKRLAGIRYLRARRLAGEDLRARASYQLLGLISLLHLALSMGLQVYSFRQKQRARKEWRLHRNLSHRRSSLEDRAVCRTPLCTLCLEERRHSTATPCGHLFCWECITEWCNTKGKVPTAEAGLPEALPLTVTRSSPNSSEKWMEVDRVYPQNCGCTEI